The Manduca sexta isolate Smith_Timp_Sample1 chromosome 15, JHU_Msex_v1.0, whole genome shotgun sequence genome includes the window AGTCGCGGCAATAATTACGGGATTCGGTTCCATTATCAATTTTGTTGTGAGACAAAATCAATACTTTTAATCTGTCAGATTGTACCTTCGTCAGACAGTGAGACACTGCTAAGACTAGTGTTAccagaatataattaataactaccgtaatgttataaaaataccctattcctgccttttttttaagtatgataTTACTTTgcacataatatatactaagTATATCGTGTCTATTATTGCACAAAATATAAgtcattttatgtaaacttttAATTGCCAACTTCTTACAAAGACATTAGACAtgatatttaagtataattattttacttacccatgtaaatattataattattatactaaactAGTTTTGCGCGCATCTCCGACCCTACTGAGATTTTCCCAAGCATAAAAGCCTCTTGGAGTCATTTTACCAAACAGAAAGActtgttaatctaggacattgTCTATCTGAGTATTAACTCCTCATTAATGAACCAGGTTATACCGTAGACtatgtttaaggcgatacctcaaggtccattttcatacattttgtttcacctttaatctgggtaactaaacaagaatttaatatgacgaaattttaaaggccgaaatatccatgattattaattatttttacgtttttctttcaactgcgaaaacttatcactaactagacgtgaatttaaattctttacttgccaatacttgtttagttacccagattaaaggtgaaacaaaatgtatgaaaatggaccttgaggtatcgccttaaggcaaAATTACTATCGTTCTCGGTAATTACAATTTATGTGGTAACATTTTAAGACTCAAGAACCATAGATTACCTTTATATAGTTTATGCTTCATTTCATTATGAGCTCTGAGTTACGGGCAATGGCGTTAAAGGCAAGAAAGGCATCAATTTGGTGGACGCTACTGCTAATTTTAACTCTGAGTTTTTAACCTTTATACTTTTTAGTAATTTACTGTAtactttttagttattttagtaGTTACATTTTTACTTACATACGTAAGTATAtcttatactagcttttgcctgcggctccgtccacgtgatatagtttttcgggataaagttttccgttgaTAACAGTCactctatatatttttccgggatagaaagaagCCTAAATCTTTTCCAGGGTCtcgaactatctccatatcaaactAGAAATCCGtagggtagtttttgagtttatcgcgttcagtcaGGTAGACAAATGTGgctggggtctttgttttataaagtattttttaagaggaataattttgtcatacattattgttacaaaattttaaccGTTTTCGCAGCACACGCAATTtaatctctcaaaagttatgCCGTTTTAGAAACaattttcattactgctccgctccttttgatcatagcgagatgatatatagccttcctcgataagtgggctattcaacactaaaatattttttcagttcgaaccattagttcctgagattaacgcgttcaaacaaacaaacaatctcttcagcttcatataatagtaaaaagtatctACTAATttttagccaaatcggttcagccgttcttgagttataaatagtgtaactaacacgactttcttttatatttatatatagatgttGCATCACACTTTTTCCGCTTTTCAAGGGTAGGCATAAGTGTAACACCTAAGCGCCATAGTCGTACCGCAAGCGAAACATATCATTTGTGTTTTTACGTTGGGTTTAAAGTTGAATCTACTTATGTACTCACTTCTTACTTTTACGCACATACGTTATAAGTATATGGCAACacgcaatgacgttttacaaatagacgcgtcatacactaacaaaatgccacataaaaacggcgcactatttgctatattcacgtacctgtacatataattacaaattggctcgaagaaagaataaaaagatgcagaaTACATtggttagaaaaggatatatatacatcgacggTTACGTagcaacgttagtgccgcacgctcattggccgttaagtcgggcaattaccttacatTCGTCTTGCCactattgagctcggacaacgtacctatctatgtaataaaaacatcttaggtaaCACGcctttcccctttttaggggtaggcgaGGAGAACacttcagcgcgatagtcgtattgcgtGCAATACTTACATATCAGTTGTGGTTTTgtgttttgctcgcggctccgcccgcgtgataatcTTTTTCCGGGCTTAGATTTTTGTTAagtataaaagtcacgctatatattttctcaggaTAAAAAGTTGTCAATTTTCTACCCAGAGTCTCAGAttaactccataccaaattacattTAAACCTGTTGGATACTTTTTGAGTTGAATGCGACTAGGGCTACCATCACATAAATTGCTGACGCCGGATAAACGGCAAAAATCCCGGACATTTGGGCGAAATTTGGGTTTTTCCCCGGACACctcggaaaaaatatattttgcgacGCGTGGGACACATGTGAGAGCGTTCGAGCGTCGACTATTTTACCGTGCCTGCTTGAATGCGGgttttatgaatgaatttttaactaaGGTCTAAGTAAGTATGTCAATTTATcgcttatctataaatataaaaaaaattaattcccCCTGACAACGATTGATCGGTTTACAACCGGACACTTGTTGTTTCGACGTCTTTTCTTTAGCTCTAATTTGGtaccatttttaatttatttgatatggAACCTTGACATTCAAAGATTCAAATGAGAACTTgacaaaaccaaataaaattttcgaTTCTTTTTATATTGGCTCGGTTgagtttatttcttactaacaaaaagaaacagtttaataatattacattacttCAATTAATAGtagccttaatttttttttctattatgtgCATAATATGAGCATAATAACACGACTAACAAAGTCGATTATATTGTTCGTTCATAGTTTCTTAGCAAACTCCTACctacataatgtttatttgtgttatGTCGTATCGTGAGTGAGAAACCATCCTTCAGAAGTTGTCATTAGCGGTTTTAATGCGCTTTCATTTTATACAGCATCGTTAATGCAATGGACAACTCAGCTTAAATAAGTcaacgccgcgccgcgccgtgccgcGCCGGTAGATATGTAATGTAGATAGTAAAGGCATTATACCTCCTTGTTATATAATTGGGGGTAAGGACgaggcatcgatatatatatatattatgtactacgggACGAGGGCACTATTGCCtactttctaaaaaaaatcttattattttaaacatggtAAAGTTAACTTAAGGTCATCATGCCAGTTTGCCCATCACATCTTATTCCCGGCTATTTCATCCTAAATAGAAATAATCTTACCGAAACGCTCTAAACCAGGGGCTCCcgaagtattttttgttacgcCACCCTGCTGCCTAAAATAGAAATGCGCACGCCCCCTTCAATTTGATGTTAGAAAGAGGGAGCCAGGGGATTCACCAAGTGtcctaactaatattataaaagtcatTTGTTTCGCTTTCATGCCCAACTATTCAAACGACCGTGACAGATTGATTAAGGTAAATTGTCAGGAATAAGAGTGCATTTAATTCAGAAAAAAAGTATGTATTGTTtccgaaagaaaaaaaaatacaaaatcatgaTCGTCCTGTAGCCTTGCGCCCCCTTTACATGTTGCCACGTCTCTCTAAAGCTTAGTAATATTAGTCGacttttgtttcattaaattttatttacatatggGTAGCTCTAGTAATCAGTATTAATCGTTAAAAAGTCCAGGGTAATGTTTATTGCTCTCCCCTAAATAATATGCTGTATAGTTATTACAACCATAATAATATGCAGGTACcgagataataaaaataaaaatacaatttccaataaagtatttaggtctatttatagatttttcataattatacgaATGAACATATCGTATCTTATAGATTACTTTATTAGAACTTATCTGATATCTACGTGAACCAAGGTTGAGAAGCGTAGtacgattttttatttgatatttgcgGTAGAATGATCGAGCCGCAAAACCACTTTCAGGACAAGcacaataaagtataatatgtaataataacccTGTGAGTCTTTTTATAGACGTAGGAATACCTAATGATGTGCTAATAGGTTTATATTGATAGATATGTATCTAACCGCCTATATtgggtaagtacttatatgtgAACCATAAAACATTCGATTTATATGGTTTTTAAGCagtttgattatttattatgtctaaAAATTTTCTTTTGCCACACCACGAGAAGTAACTAAGCACAATATCGAGACAAGGTAATGCGACTCCCGTTTTCtttcaaacataacaaaactttgtattGGGGGTCGATTTATCTACAAAACCAATAGAAACGTATTCACGAAACCAATACCCTGGAATCCACTGAAAACTAtcttaaaaaaaagcaaatgaaGTCAGTTGTCTTTTGTTTGCATAATAACCATTTAATCATATTCTATGAtatacatattagtaaaacacagcaagataatttttttaggaGAATATACTTAGTTGTTGCCTAACCCTGGTGCCAGACTTTTGTGCAATCTATTGTTTGAGAGTATTAAAAGATTCAGCTTGAGCATTAACCTTAGATGTATTTTACGTGAAGCGAACAGGGAaagaaatgataaaataaatgtggGGTTCTGAAATTCATTAATGTTCATCTTATTTGCAATTTTAGTAGATGTGAGCGTGTATATTTGgtacttattgtttttatttgacgtgtagttataaaattatgggcttttaaaaaaattatgtcataaaTGAAAAGTTTTTCGGGGGTCGCTTCTTCAACTATAATTTACAGTAAATGCAAATGGTTCATTGCGTagatatgatattttttcttctaaTAAACACTTAGAACGAGAATTGTAACAACTTCtctaaatagatttttatttattttacaattacaaaatgtagtcgggattacaattacaaaatgaaatcgggattacaattacaaaatgtaatcgggattacaattacaaaatgtaatcgggattacaattacaaaatgtaatcgggattacaattacaaaatgtaatcGGGATTACAATTAGGAAATGTAATCGGGAtaacaattacaaaatgtaatcgggattacaattacaaaatgtaatcgggattacaattacaaaatataatcggGATAACAATTGCTAATCGCCGGCATAAGTTGTCcctaaattcaataaaagcttacattatcattttgtaatttgttataattgGATTTACAAACGCAATTTAGTATTTCTATTTGGTTGATTAATTAACGATTACTTTTTTCCCATGTATCTATGAATATTCAATGgatgaaataaaatgtgtacatCATTCaacatatagttttattttgatttataaatcaGATTTTGGACATGTATTTGaaaatttgttgtgattttaggaaaattctcaaaattaGGTTTAAGgcaacatatttttactttaaattagattttaggatctttttcaaatatgaataaagatgGAACGAACTCGCAAAGTAATCGCGTAATTCCAATTACTAATTAATGTAATCTCGATTAACTATGTAATGGCTTTGTACAATGTAAGGAGGTAGTGGGATTTTCTGTAATCCTTATTGAGGAGACAAATGAGTTTAgactctttaaaaaatatactaaaactttattgtaaactagttaatttaaaaacagtttCGGAAAAAACCTTACATCTCTGACCTAATTTCTTTAGAAGcccataattttatattagaatcataaatacaaaaaaaaaaattaatcttCATGCTAACATCAACTAGAACTGCAAATATGAAAGAATATCAGAACCTCACATTTATTTTGCCAGTCTCTTCATGTAAAATGAAtccatttttttacatttacattaaattattttcagttcATAACTGACtacatgtgtttattttttggtatgtttgtaattatattgttcgtaattaaagtttaattgatttcaaacaaaaatacaacagAAAATATGCCACCATTCTCTCTGGTATTTACATATCCTTGTGTTAGGATAACTACCAAGTTGTAGCCCCACATGTCCCTAAAATTACCAATACAATGGCATATCTCTTAGAAAAAAAGATGgtaaatacataaaagaaaagtatacataaattatgcagtattatatcacaaataaatttataatattgctgAAGTTCATTCTTGTTACAAAGACTGCCACAACTCACAAGTATCTGTGACCAACCAGTTAGCTGTCATTATgagaattttattaacatatcatGATTTTATTCTTAAACCCTGGGTGTGCTTGCATCCCAAATAGAGAAACCCAGCTTCATATCATGGCATTTAACAAGTGACACCAGGTTTACACACATAGGaaacttaaaagtaaaaataatgtattggaCCACATTGTAccattcagaaaaaaaaatacaattaaatatacatcattTCAGCCATAGATGACATCTTCTTAGGTATGTGAACTAATGTTTCAAAGTAACTTGCCAGTTCATCAATAGTAACATCACAAGGTGGATTGAGAGCTTGCTGAGAGCAACTGCTGGTGTTATTACTTTGCCTAGCCTCTTTGTTCTCTTTGGCTGCAGAAATATCATTTCTCCACCACTTAGTTTCATTACTGATATTTTTCTCTTCCTTATGTATTTCATTTGAGTCTgaggatatttttaattgattgcaGTTTTGAACAAGAGTGCATAAATTTAATGTGTCAGAATTTAAgacattatattgtaaatgtgaTTGACTCTCTGTACTTAAAATACCATGACCATTCCCACATTTCAATATTCGCAGCATTGGTTCTTTGAGAATTTTGCTTGTTTTTCTTTTGGAAATAGCTACATTTGTTCGCTTTCTTAAAGAAGGACAACAACATTTTTGCTGTATAAAACTATTCTTATGAATGtttcttgaaataaattttggttCAAGGTCACC containing:
- the LOC115449488 gene encoding uncharacterized protein LOC115449488 — encoded protein: MVKEDILLGLDMGRLEIEPLKVNKCRNQDGDLEPKFISRNIHKNSFIQQKCCCPSLRKRTNVAISKRKTSKILKEPMLRILKCGNGHGILSTESQSHLQYNVLNSDTLNLCTLVQNCNQLKISSDSNEIHKEEKNISNETKWWRNDISAAKENKEARQSNNTSSCSQQALNPPCDVTIDELASYFETLVHIPKKMSSMAEMMYI